TGCTTAGTCGGCCTTGATGGCGTCAACGGGGCATGCGTCGACACAGGCGCCACAGTCGGTGCAGGCGTCAGCGTCGATAACGCGTTTGTCGCCTTTTTCTTCGATAGCGCCGATGGGGCAGCTGTCGTCACAAGCACCGCAGTTAATGCAATCGTCAGTGATGGTATGAGCCAAGGTATTCACCTCCTTTGCTTTAGAATCACTTGCTGCTTTTATTCTCGATACTTCGGGCGGATTCTACAACACCTTTTTACTGGTTGTCCACCCTAAATGATGCAAAAGACGTCGCCGACAAAGACCTTGCATTTGCAATTGCCATCTTATAGTATTTATCCGTTTGTCCAGTCCATCCGATGGGCGGAAAGGTGCCGGCTTTTCCGCCCGTAACACTTTAATAGGAGGTAAGCAGGTTCTATGGATATCCTCGCACTCAATTGCGGCAGTTCATCGGTAAAATACCAGCTCTACAACTGGAACAAGAAGGAGATTATCGCCAAGGGCGTCGTCGAACGGGTCGGTATCGGCGATTCCTTTATCTCGCACGAGGTTCCCGGTCGGGAGGATTACAAGAGCGAACACGATTGCCCCAACCACACCGTCGCTATCGAGCTGATCATCAAGACCCTGACCGGTGATAAGACTGGCGTGGTTAAATCGATGAGCGAAATATCCGCCGTGGGTCATCGCGTCGTGCATGGCGGCGAAAAATTCGCCAGTTCGGTACTTATCGACGAAGAGGTTCTCCAGGGGATCAAGGATGTTCAGCACCTTGCTCCGCTGCACAATCCGCCCAACATCATGGGCATTGTGGCCGCCCAAAAAGTTTTGCCCGAGGTTCCGCACGTGGCGATTTTCGATACGGCCTTTCACCAGACCATGCCACAGGAAGCCTATATCTACCCGCTGCCCTATGAGTGGTATGAAA
This portion of the Syntrophotalea acetylenica genome encodes:
- a CDS encoding DUF362 domain-containing protein, with product MAHTITDDCINCGACDDSCPIGAIEEKGDKRVIDADACTDCGACVDACPVDAIKAD